Genomic segment of Sodalis-like secondary symbiont of Drepanosiphum platanoidis:
CATATAAGATTCTTTTACATATGAATTAAATTTTTTTGTTATATTGAATATTATATTTTTAATTGAATTAAGATCCCATTTTTTTAATATTTTTAATTTTTTATTAACTTTTTTAATAAAATTTAATGATGAAGTATTTAAATATTTTTTTATTAAAAAAATATTAAATTTTAAAGATTTTTTATAAAAATAATTAAAATGTATTATCATATCATTTAAAGTATTACATCGTTTTTTTAAAATTTTTATTACATTTTTTAATTTAGGACCATTATTAATATTAATTTTATTTTTTTTAATATGCCATTTTAAATAAAAAATAATATTTTTTATAGGAAGTTTGTTGATATATATATGATTTAACCATAATAATTTTTTATAATTAAATATACTAGGAGATTTATTTATTGATTTTAAATTAAATAATTTTTTCATTTGATAAATATCAAAAATTTCTTGATTACCATAAGACCATCCTAATCTTACTAAATAATTTAATAATGCTTCTGGAAGAAATCCATAATCACGATATTTCATTACTCCAATAACTTCATTTCTTTTAGATAGCTTTTTTTTATCTTCTCCTAAGATCATTGATAAATGAGCATATTCTGGTATTGGGGCATTAATTGCTTTTAAAATATTTATTTGTCTAGGTGTATTATTTATATGATCTGATCCTCTTATAACATGTGTTATATTCATATCATAATCATCTATAACTACAGCAAAATTATATGTAGGAATTTTATTTTTTCTTTGAATAATTAAATCATCTAATTCTTCGTTATTAAATTTAATTGTTCCATGAATATGATCGTCAAATGATACAATTCCATTAATTGGATTACATAAACGAATTGTATAAGATT
This window contains:
- the gltX gene encoding glutamate--tRNA ligase, which codes for MKIKTRFAPSPTGSLHIGSIRTALYSWLFARHYKGEFFLRIENTDYERSTKKSINQIIKSMKWLNIDWDHGPIFQTDRLNRYKFFIKKMLLNKTAYKCYCSKKRLKELKEYQIKNNIKPKYDRHCRYINSFKKYKKSYTIRLCNPINGIVSFDDHIHGTIKFNNEELDDLIIQRKNKIPTYNFAVVIDDYDMNITHVIRGSDHINNTPRQINILKAINAPIPEYAHLSMILGEDKKKLSKRNEVIGVMKYRDYGFLPEALLNYLVRLGWSYGNQEIFDIYQMKKLFNLKSINKSPSIFNYKKLLWLNHIYINKLPIKNIIFYLKWHIKKNKININNGPKLKNVIKILKKRCNTLNDMIIHFNYFYKKSLKFNIFLIKKYLNTSSLNFIKKVNKKLKILKKWDLNSIKNIIFNITKKFNSYVKESYMLLRIIITGIEKTPSISDIIYIIGRDLFFFRIKYSIKKISDFF